CGACTGGTAGGGCGTGATGTCGAAACTGCCCTCCAGACTGGTGTTCGCGTTGATCGTATCGGCGCCCATCTCGTCCATGATCTCCTCGAGGTAGGGACCGATGTACTCGACCATGTTGCGGTCCTGCTCGCGCCAGTCGAAGGTCATCCGCAGAAGCGGTCGGCCGTACTGATCGGTGTAGTTGGGATCGAGGTCGAGGTAGTTCTCTCGGAAGGGGAGCACTGCACCCTGCGCGGCGATCGAGACCGAACTGTGATAGTAGTCGATGCTCTGTTCCTTGAACTCCGATCCCCAGGAGGGCGTCCCCTCGGGGATCGGGTTGTTGGCGATCGGTCGGTCGCCGGTCTGATTCATGGCGATGTTCCCGCCGTGAAGGAAGTCCAGATCCGAGTGGTCGAAGTTGTCGCCGTTGAAGTCGTCGATCGACGCGCCCAGCGCGCCGGCGCCCATGTAGAGGTTCCACTCCTCGTCGTCGAAGAACCCGCGGGCGCTCGCCTGGAAGTTCTGGTAGCAGTAGTTCTTCCCGACGGTTCCCTCGCCGGTCTCGGGATCGTACGGCTCGCCGATTCCCGACAGCAACAGGAGCCGGACGTTGTTCAGCACGTAGGCGGTCAGCGCGACGACGTCGGCCGGCTGTTCGTACACCTGGTCGGTCTTGCGGTCGACGTACCGGACGCCCTCGACCTGCTGTTCGTCCTCGTTGTACAGCAGTTCCACCACGTCGGCGTGGGTCCGCAGCTCGAAGTTGCCCGTCTCCTGTGCGGCGGGCAAGACGGTGGTGATCGGCGCGGCCTTCGCGCCCCACTCGCAGCCGAAGCGCTCGCAGTAGCCGCAGTACTGACACTGCCCCTGCTGGACGCCGTCCGGGTTCGTGTACTGTTCCGTGAGGTTGGCCGAAGGCGCCTGAAACGGTTCGTATCCGAGTTCCGCGGTCGTTTCCTTGAACCGCTCGAGGACCGGGGTCTCCATCATCGGCGGGAGCGGGTACTCCCGCGAGCGCGGTCCCTCGTAGGGGTTGCCCAGGTCCTGAATCTCACCCTCGATGTTCCCCGCCTGGCCCGCGATGCCGGCGGTGTACTCGAACGCGTCGTAGTAGGGCTCGAGTTCCTCGTAACTGATCCCCCAGTCCTGGAGCTGCATGTTCTCGGGGATCTTCTCCTCGCCGTACTCGTCGATCGTGCGCGAACGAATCTCGAAGTCGTAGGGGAGGAAGCGCCAGGTCTGGCCGTTCCAGTGGACGCCCGCGCCGCCCTCGCCGGATCCGGGGAGGAACGCGCCGTAGCGGCGCATCGGCAGCGCGGGTTCGTCGACCGCGTTCCGGAAGGTGATCGTCT
This portion of the Haloterrigena gelatinilytica genome encodes:
- a CDS encoding GMC family oxidoreductase: MVQQLDPVDVVTIGAGWTGGIVAKELAQNDYQVVSLERGGERETENFFTVHDELGYALRYKLMQDLSKETITFRNAVDEPALPMRRYGAFLPGSGEGGAGVHWNGQTWRFLPYDFEIRSRTIDEYGEEKIPENMQLQDWGISYEELEPYYDAFEYTAGIAGQAGNIEGEIQDLGNPYEGPRSREYPLPPMMETPVLERFKETTAELGYEPFQAPSANLTEQYTNPDGVQQGQCQYCGYCERFGCEWGAKAAPITTVLPAAQETGNFELRTHADVVELLYNEDEQQVEGVRYVDRKTDQVYEQPADVVALTAYVLNNVRLLLLSGIGEPYDPETGEGTVGKNYCYQNFQASARGFFDDEEWNLYMGAGALGASIDDFNGDNFDHSDLDFLHGGNIAMNQTGDRPIANNPIPEGTPSWGSEFKEQSIDYYHSSVSIAAQGAVLPFRENYLDLDPNYTDQYGRPLLRMTFDWREQDRNMVEYIGPYLEEIMDEMGADTINANTSLEGSFDITPYQSTHNTGGAIMGSDPAESVVNNYLQCWEASNLFIPGASAFAHNSGYNPTGTVGALAFRAAEGIQEYLDEPEQLAAPES